One Pochonia chlamydosporia 170 chromosome 5, whole genome shotgun sequence DNA segment encodes these proteins:
- a CDS encoding succinate-semialdehyde dehydrogenase (similar to Coccidioides immitis RS XP_001246583.1): MSTQLPFKLRDSSLFHDTALNNGQWVHSKSRDTFAIEDPGTGKVFASCATNKVADVDGFVESSQNAFLKYRDMNPRQRAQMLLEWHRLIKEAREDIATLVTYETGKPKSEALGEVDYALGFAWWFAGEAERVRGSIAIPSVSNRRTFVIKQPIGVSVALVPWNFPVAMIIRKVAAALAAGCTMIVKPSPETPLSTLALADLALRAGFPSGVLNVITTDNDNTPELSEALCKHPLVRKVTFTGSTAVGKLVARHCSYGLKKVTMELGGNCPLIVFNDGDIDQAVAALMILKWRTAGQACTHANRVYVQSGIYDEFAKRMLAATQKLKVGHGNDASTTMGALTTVRGIEKLERHVDDAVSKGGKVLCGGKRIDGPGYFFQPTIISDMTSSMLTTNEEIFGPLLGLYKFESEGEVVRLANNTSMGLASYFFTRDVDRTWRMLESLEAGMIGMNTGNSSAAESPFGGIKESGYGKEAGKDVAIEEYLISKTGTLTVGEVSKL; encoded by the exons ATGTCGACACAGTTGCCTTTCAAA TTGCGAGACTCGTCTCTCTTTCATGACACAGCGTTGAATAACGGGCAATGGGTTCACTCCAAGTCGAGAGATACCTTTGCCATAGAAG ACCCCGGCACTGGCAAAGTGTTTGCATCATGTGCCACGAATAAAGTTGCGGATGTAGATGGGTTCGTCGAATCATCTCAAAATGCCTTTCTCAAGTACCGCGACATGAACCCCCGGCAACGAGCACAGATGCTTCTTGAATGGCACAGGTTGATCAAAGAAGCTCGAGAAGACATCGCGACTCTTGTTACATATGAAACTGGCAAACCCAAGTCTGAGGCTCTCGGCGAGGTTGATTATGCCTTGGGCTTTGCCTGGTGGTTTGCTGGCGAGGCCGAACGCGTCCGTGGCTCTATAGCCATCCCATCCGTCTCCAATCGCCGTACGTTTGTTATCAAGCAGCCTATCGGGGTGAGTGTCGCTCTTGTGCCCTGGAACTTCCCCGTGGCCATGATCATCCGCAAGGTTGCCGCCGCGCTTGCCGCCGGTTGTACAATGATTGTGAAGCCATCACCAGAAACACCCCTTAGCACATTGGCTCTCGCAGACTTGGCCCTTCGAGCCGGGTTTCCTTCTGGTGTCCTCAATGTTATTACTACAGACAACGACAACACTCCTGAACTTAGCGAGGCTCTTTGCAAGCACCCTCTAGTTCGCAAGGTCACCTTTACGGGCAGCACAGCTGTCGGAAAGCTTGTAGCGAGGCATTGCAGCTATGGGCTAAAGAAGGTGACCATGGAACTTGGTGGCAATTGCCCACTCATTGTCTTCAACGACGGAGACATAGACCAAGCTGTTGCGGCGTTGATGATTCTCAAGTGGCGAACTGCTGGGCAGGCTTGCACTCATGCCAATCGTGTATATGTCCAGAGTGGAATTTACGACGAGTTTGCAAAGAGAATGCTCGCGGCCACACAGAAACTCAAGGTCGGACATGGAAATGATGCGTCCACAACTATGGGTGCTCTGACGACTGTGCGCGGTATTGAAAAGCTCGAGAGACACGTAGACGATGCTGTATCAAAGGGCGGCAAAGTTCTCTGTGGCGGGAAGAGGATCGATGGTCCTGGCTACTTCTTCCAGCCTACCATTATATCGGACATGACCTCATCCATGTTGACTACCAATGAAGAGATTTTCGGACCTCTTCTTGGACTATACAAGTTTGAGTCGGAAGGAGAAGTCGTTCGTCTTGCAAACAATACGTCTATGGGCCTCGCTTCTTACTTCTTTACACGAGACGTTGATCGAACGTGGCGGATGTTGGAAAGTCTTGAGGCTGGGATGATTGGCATGAATACAG GAAATTCGTCTGCTGCTGAGTCGCCGTTTGGAGGAATCAAGGAGTCGGGATACGGTAAGGAGGCTGGCAAAGATGTGGCCATTGAGGAATATCTAATTTCGAAGACGGGAACTCTTACAGTGGGAGAGGTTTCGAAGTTGTAA
- a CDS encoding proline permease PrnB (similar to Blastomyces dermatitidis SLH14081 XP_002624961.1): MFSGSEKSHELDKSLANEAGMSDHISHVGDYEAHGAGHGDRAHLKSRHLMMIALGGCIGTAFLVGTGRTLARGGPALTFAAFVVICSFVWVFSTLLFEMAAYIPLRGASTDHFTTRFLSKSFGFAMGWNYWYAYAILVPFEVTVAALVIQYWNPPVHDAVFITILLVIIIGLNFMPVASSGEAEFAFSTLKLALLVGLIILSIILAAGGGPSGERIGFRYWHDPGAANEWILKGSKGVFISLLGAIVNAVLPLSFAAEMVATCGGETKNPRKTIPAAAKAFIVRLSFFYVLSVLAVTLTCPSNAPELTSGGAGAGASPFVVGIKTAGIKVLDHIVNGVILISAWSAGNIYMYLASRSIYSLAIAGNAPKIFAKTNRWGVPYWSVTSCAVISLLAYLNVSSSAGVVFNWLVNMINMAAFFSWITVSFAYLRFRKALDVQGIDRSTLPYVSVCGKPGAWACMIFFTIIGLLNGFYVFFPSEWSTSDFMTAYVGTLLFVVLYFGHRFTYGRKDKWLIPSESVDLATGTEEISDALVHEASKPSVFAKMKERVHRRS, from the exons ATGTTTTCCGGTTCTGAAAAGTCGCACGAGCTGGACAAGTCTCTGGCAAATGAGGCAGGAATGTCGGATCACATATCGCATGTTGGCGACTATGAAGCCCATGGCGCTGGACACGGTGATCGTGCACATCTCAAGTCTCGGCACCTGATGATGATTGCGCTTGGAG GTTGTATTGGCACGGCATTCCTGGTTGGCACCGGGCGAACCTTGGCCAGAGGCGGTCCAGCACTGACATTTGCTGCATTTGTCGTCATCTGTTCATTCGTTTGGGTCTTTTCTACTCTTCTTTTCGAAATGGCCGCGTACATCCCGTTACGGGGCGCGTCAACCGATCACTTTACCACGCGGTTTCTATCCAAGTCATTTGGCTTTGCCATGGGCTGGAACTACTGGTACGCGTATGCTATTTTGGTTCCTTTCGAAGTTACCGTTGCGGCGTTGGTTATCCAATATTGGAATCCGCCCGTCCACGACGCCGTGTTCATTACAATTCTCCTCGTTATCATCATTGGGTTGAACTTTATGCCTGTGGCAAGTTCTGGAGAGGCAGAATTCGCATTTTCCACCCTCAAGCTCGCTCTATTGGTTGGGTTGATTATTCTGTCGATTATCCTCGCCGCTGGCGGCGGACCGTCAGGAGAACGCATCGGATTCAGATACTGGCATGATCCTGGTGCGGCAAATGAGTGGATTCTGAAAGGCAGCAAGGGCGTGTTTATCAGTCTTTTGGGTGCGATCGTGAATGCTGTTCTACCG CTCTCCTTTGCTGCGGAAATGGTGGCCACATGTGGCGGCGAGACGAAGAACCCTCGAAAGACAATCccggcagcagcaaaggcgTTTATTGTCCGCCTCTCATTTTTCTATGTACTTTCAGTCCTCGCAGTCACTTTAACCTGCCCATCAAACGCGCCAGAACTTACATCCGGGGGCGCAGGCGCCGGCGCATCTCCATTTGTGGTTGGTATCAAAACCGCCGGCATCAAGGTCCTCGATCACATTGTCAACGGCGTCATCCTCATTTCTGCGTGGTCAGCCGGCAATATTTACATGTATCTTGCCTCGCGATCCATCTACTCCCTAGCCATCGCGGGCAACGCGCCAAAGATATTCGCCAAGACGAATCGTTGGGGCGTTCCGTATTGGAGCGTGACCAGCTGTGCTGTCATATCTCTCCTGGCATATCTAAATGTCAGCTCCAGTGCAGGGGTTGTCTTCAACTGGCTGGTCAACATGATCAACATGGCCGCCTTTTTCTCATGGATTACCGTTTCTTTTGCCTATTTACGATTCCGCAAAGCCCTCGACGTTCAAGGGATTGACCGCTCGACTCTGCCGTATGTGTCGGTTTGCGGGAAGCCTGGTGCCTGGGCGTGTATGATATTCTTCACCATTATTGGTCTCCTCAATGGATTCTATGTCTTCTTTCCCTCGGAGTGGAGTACTTCGGATTTCATGACGGCATACGTGGGTACACTGTTGTTTGTAGTGCTTTACTTTGGGCATAGATTCACTTATGGCCGCAAGGATAAATGGTTGATTCCTTCGGAGAGTGTTGATTTGGCCACTGGTACGGAAGAAATTAGCGACGCGTTGGTCCATGAGGCGTCTAAGCCCTCGGTGTTtgcgaagatgaaggagagagTGCACCGTAGATCATAG
- a CDS encoding peptidase M24 (similar to Blastomyces dermatitidis SLH14081 XP_002624964.1): MVTVKKPQPFKKALYFSEEELQERRNRALELMKRENLDGFLMTKQESLYYFTGFDTFGYVFFQAMYFHNDGRMRLITRSPDLRQALYTSVLEKKDILIRSDDASSNPVSLVPEVLKEFGINSPSKRIGYEPDSCTLNLRVGQLLLEAVKGVCTLVDHSTLFGRELRLVKSEAEMRKIRKAAYLVDFALVRALKLAKPGAYEGDLWREIVGTVYEGGGDDPANENILVSGNKAVLTRYSTGKSKIDRQITLEHAAAYKHYHACLMRTIPLGGVTKLARRMHEVNVLQMKAAMEALKPGKEIGDVFEAYARVADENGFSEQRLSACGYSMGATFSPTWMDFPMFVRGQNVIAKKGMVFFIHIILMDMATDTASSVGQTVEVTDDGCVPLSKLPFCLTRKQTLAAWKKIKKEDYGFTAEEEDEGENLQDVELSDGDVDEEDFDIEYDFSEYQPAA, translated from the exons ATGGTTACCGTCAAGAAACCTCAGCCTTTCAAGAAGGCCCTCTACTTCTCGGAAGAGGAGTTGCAGGAGCGAAGAAATAGAGCCCTCGAGCTGATGAAGAGGGAAAACCTCGATGGATTCCTCATGACCAAGCAAGAGTCCCTGTACTACTTCACTGGCTTTGACACCTTTGGGTATGTCTTCTTTCAGGCCATGTACTTCCATAATGATGGACGAATGCGTCTCATCACTCGATCTCCCGATCTGCGCCAAGCGCTCTACACATCTGTCCtagagaagaaggatattCTCATTCGATCAGATGACGCATCAAGCAACCCCGTGTCTCTGGTTCCCGAGGTGCTGAAAGAGTTTGGAATCAACTCGCCCTCCAAGAGAATCGGCTATGAGCCCGACTCTTGCACGCTGAACCTCCGAGTTGGACAGCTCCTACTCGAGGCAGTGAAGGGAGTCTGCACCTTGGTTGATCACAGCACTCTCTTCGGCCGGGAATTGAGACTTGTCAAGTCTGAAGCTGAGATGCGAAAGATCCGCAAGGCAGCTTATCTTGTTGACTTCGCCCTTGTGCGCgctttgaagctggccaagccTGGCGCGTACGAAGGCGACCTCTGGCGAGAGATTGTCGGCACAGTCTACGAAGGTGGCGGCGATGATCCAGCCAACGAAAACATTCTCGTATCGG GAAACAAAGCAGTTCTTACGCGCTACTCTACGGGCAAGTCCAAGATCGACCGACAAATCACTCTAGAACATGCCGCCGCCTACAAGCACTACCATGCGTGTTTAATGCGGACAATTCCTCTCGGCGGTGTCACCAAGCTAGCCCGGCGTATGCACGAGGTGAACGTCCTGCAGATGAAAGCCGCCATGGAGGCTCTAAAGCCTGGCAAGGAAATCGGCGACGTGTTCGAGGCGTATGCCCGTGTGGCCGATGAGAACGGGTTCAGCGAGCAGCGTCTAAGTGCTTGCGGCTACAGCATGGGCGCTACCTTCTCGCCAACGTGGATGGATTTTCCCATGTTCGTGCGAGGTCAAAACGTCATTGCGAAGAAGGGCATGGTGTTTTTCATCCATATTATCCTCATGGATATGGCAACCGACACTGCCAGCTCGGTTGGACAGACTGTCGAGGTTACGGATGACGGGTGCGTCCCGTTGTCCAAGTTGCCTTTCTGCCTTACTCGTAAGCAGACACTTGCTGCTTGGAAGAAGATTAAGAAGGAGGACTATGGTTTTActgctgaggaggaagatgagggtgAAAACCTGCAGGATGTTGAGCTCtctgatggtgatgtggatgaggaagattTTGATATCGAGTATGATTTTAGTGAATACCAGCCAGCTGCTTAG